GGTAAAGGCAATGGACAGAATACTGGCACCCCTCCTATGGAATAACGAACTTGCCACCTAAACCCGATCGTAGCGAGCACGAAGTAAAGCGGAGAGCGGGACTGGCGTTAATATTACCACTTCAGAATCTTTTCCAAAAATAAACATTAGACAATAGTCTTGTTAAAATTTTGTTAAATAGGGCTCAATTCGTAGCGCAAACTATATTAAAACCGTATTATTGTAAATTACGTTAATCTTAAAAGGGGATTTTAATTATGAAATTGAAGATTAGTTTATTTTTTGCAGTTGTTTTAGGGCTAAGTGTTCATGTTTTCGCACAAGATAAAAAGGTAAAATTACCTCCTAATTGGTTTAATCTAGATTTATCCACTGATGGATATTTTGGTATTAGTACGGAAAAGGCATATAAAGAACTTTTAAAAGATAAAACCGCTAAACAAAAAGTCGTGGTCGCTGTAATTGATGGCGGCACAGACATAAAACACGAAGATCTTAAGGATGTTCTATGGACTAATGCGAAAGAGATACCAGGAAATGGAATTGACGATGATGGAAATGGATATATTGATGATATACACGGTTGGAATTTTCTGGGATCGAAAAAGGGGAATCTAGCTTATGATAACTTGGAGTTAGTTAGAATAAAACGAAAATATGAAGCGAAATATCGTTCTACCTTGCCGAGCACTCCTTTAGATAGCACAGAGAAAAAAGAATATGCGTTATATAGAAGAGTTCAAGCGGAATTTGGACAAAAAGTACAAGAAGCCAGCGACGCATTTCCAATTTATATTGCCATTAAAAAAATTTTAGATTCAGTTGCTTTCATTAACAAGAAGGAAATCCCATCTCTTGAAGACATCGATAGATATAGGGCTGACGATGAAATAGAAGAGCAGGTAAAAAAAATCATCAGTAAAGGTGCGAAGGATGAAGGTAGCATCGAGAAATTTTATAATACTATTAAAAAAGGTTATTATGAATTAGATGTAATGTTGAAGTACAACCTAAATGATAAGTTCGACCAAAGATCTGAGTTAGTAGGTGATGATTACTCAAACTCTACTGAACGTAATTACGGTAATAATGACGTTACGGGTCCGAATGCAGATCATGGAACTCACGTATCGGGTATAATTGGTGCTAATAGAAACAATAATTTAGGCATTTTTGGAGTTGCAAGTAACGTAAGTATAATGACGATTAGGGTTGTTCCAGAAGGTGATGAAAGAGATAAAGATGTTGCTAATGGCATTAGATACGCAGTTGATAACGGTGCAAGAATAATTAATATGAGTTTTGGAAAGGGCTATAAGTGGGATAAAAAAGCTGTAGATGAAGCTGTAAAATATGCAGAAGCTAAAGGTGTATTATTAGTGCATGCAGCCGGGAATGATAATAAAAATAACGACACTGAAGAGAATTATCCTAATAAATATTTTGATAGCCCTGAGGCAGAGGCCTATGCTAAAACACATAAAAAGAAAGAATTAAAAGATCTTATCCCTCAAAAACCTAATGATAATGTGGGTA
The sequence above is drawn from the Pedobacter frigiditerrae genome and encodes:
- a CDS encoding S8 family peptidase; this translates as MKLKISLFFAVVLGLSVHVFAQDKKVKLPPNWFNLDLSTDGYFGISTEKAYKELLKDKTAKQKVVVAVIDGGTDIKHEDLKDVLWTNAKEIPGNGIDDDGNGYIDDIHGWNFLGSKKGNLAYDNLELVRIKRKYEAKYRSTLPSTPLDSTEKKEYALYRRVQAEFGQKVQEASDAFPIYIAIKKILDSVAFINKKEIPSLEDIDRYRADDEIEEQVKKIISKGAKDEGSIEKFYNTIKKGYYELDVMLKYNLNDKFDQRSELVGDDYSNSTERNYGNNDVTGPNADHGTHVSGIIGANRNNNLGIFGVASNVSIMTIRVVPEGDERDKDVANGIRYAVDNGARIINMSFGKGYKWDKKAVDEAVKYAEAKGVLLVHAAGNDNKNNDTEENYPNKYFDSPEAEAYAKTHKKKELKDLIPQKPNDNVGNPMGPGMPRKTDPFAKPIAPDPAKFDLPHANNWIEVGAIAYKDDDELKASFSNYGKNNVDVFAPGFMINSTTPGSKYEEFDGTSMAAPVVSGLAALILSYYPDLKPAQLKDIIVQSVAKVNHKIKYKDNKNENVKVLFSEICVSGGIVNAYNALKLAESYQLSK